The segment CGGCTTCGGTCCGATACAAGCCCGGATCACGAACAACCGGCAGAATGCGCGTCCACGACTCGCCGGGCACCACGCCTGCGTCCTCGTCGAACAGTTGCTGGGAATACAATTCACCCGCCACGAAGATGAGGCCGCCGGCATCGTTGCCCACGAAGTCGACGATCATCTGCTCCCACTCGGGGCCGAGCGCTTTCATATCAGGATCGACAAGCACCAGGGCGTCATACTTCGACAACTCCTCCCGCGAATTCGGGAGGCGAAGGATTGGCCGGTCACCGACCTGGCGATAGCCCGGATCGGCGTGCTGAAGCCAGGCTACGAACTCAACCTGAGCGTCGCGTTGCATCGCATTGCGCAGGAACTGGATCTCCGGCGACGGCCCGCCGGCAATCAGCAAGACGCGAATCTGTTGCCGGACCACTCGAACGGCCGCGGCCGCGGTGTTGTCGTCGAGGGTCAGCTCCGGCCCGGCGTCCTTGATGCGAGCGCGAAACTCATACGAGCCGACTACATTTGGAGTAATCTGGAAGAGTTCCCGTGTCAACTGGCCGTCCTCGCCGAGCGCAACCCGACGTTCCTCAACCGCCTCCCACTCCCCTTGATTCATCCGGCGTTCGAGCGTGAGCGTGGCCTCGGCATCCTGCAATCCGCTGGCATCCACCACGGCGGCCAGGGTCATCGGGTCTCGGACGAAGGCGACGGGGCTGACCTCCAGGTCGGCCAGGCGAACGTTCCTCGGGCCTTCCTCCGATCCGGCTGCCACGGCAAAAATGGGAATCCCTTGATTCGCTGCCGCCTCGGCCACGCGAACGGGGTCTTCGCCCGCATTGGATCGGCCATCGCTGATGAGGACCACCCCCGCAACCGGCCGTCCCCGGTAGCGTGTCAGGACGCCCCGCAACGCATCACCAAGCGGAGAAATTGCACGATCGGCCTCGATCGCATCCAGCGAGTCCGGCCGATCCGGTGACGAGGCCGCCGCCTGGCCGGCCGACTCCAGGGTGTCGAGCGATACCGAACGACCCTCGCCCAGCCGATCCAGATGAGGAGCCAACGCCCTGCGCACGAGGTCGATACGAGGCGTTTCCCGAAGTCGATCGGCCGGCGCCTTGCCTCCTTCCGAGGTGATCCCGAGCAACGTTGCGACCGACGATGCCCGTGCCTCATCCGAGTACGGATCAGAAAAGCGCATGCTTTCTGAATGATCCACAATCATCAAGAGATGCGAGGGAATGGTCTCGCGGCGGCTGGTGATCAGAACCGGTTCGGTGAGCATGGCCACGACCGCCAGCAAGGCCACCGTGCGCAGGCCAACGATCACGGCTCGCCGGGATCGGCTCAGATCGCTGCGTTCCCGTCGGGCCAGGAACCAGATTGCCACCATGATTCCCGGCAGCACCAGCGCCAGGAACAGGAGGCTCCCGCCTCCCGGCAGGGCCGAAAGCTCCAGCCGAGCCTCGCCGACCATCTCGGCCCCCGGCGACGGTTCGATGCCCAGCATGTGCTGCCAGAGACTGCGGTTCATGACGGATTCGTGTCGAGAGGAATGGTTTTGACTCAAACGCGTGTTAGCGCGATCGGCCGATCCAGGCGGTCAGCATCGGCTCGGCAATCATCAAGGCCAGCAATCCCCAGGCGAGGGCTCGCCAGAGTTCCCGTCCCGTCGGAGCCAGGAGAGCGTCGGTTCCACTTCGAGCCGAGGCAAGCTCCACCTCCAGCGGGCTGAGCAGTTGCGTCAGTTCGTCGCGGCCGATCCGGTCGAGTTCGCTCTCGATCGGGTCGGGGTTTGCGGCCGAGAGATCACTCTGAGCACCAAGTGGCCCCTCGCTCCAGGTGATGCGGTACAGGCCGGCGCGGCGGGTGTCGAGAACATCAATGGCAAGGGATGTGCTGGGGCTCTCGTCCGCCGATGCGTTGATCGGGACGGCGTTCAGTACCCGGGGCTCGGCATCATTGGGTGGGAACAGGCGAATGTCGCTGAGCGACTGGCTCGACTCGACCACGTTCCGGATCGGTTCGCCGGCCGTGACGATCTTCGCCAGCGGGGTGGCCCGCGCGGTTCCTCGGACGGCTTCTCGAATCGCAAGGACAAAGCTCGGCTCGACCGGCCAGTCGTTACCGTCGCGGTCGGCCGTGGTGGTCCAGAGCAAGACCCGCCCCTCGCCAACGATCCGCTCGATCACCGCCGGCGATCGCTCGGGATCGTTCCAACGAGCGAGAACTCGAACGTCACCCTCGGAATCCTCCGCCGATTCCTCGACCGTCATGATTTGCCGCGCTGCCACCCGCTCCAGGGCCGAGGGCCGAAGCTCCAGCAATGCTTCCAGCGGAGACGGTCGCACGGGCTCGATGATGACCCCGCGAATCTCCTGATCGACCATGGCCCGCATCCGAGCGGGTAGCAGGCGGGCCTCGTCGCGATCGAGCAGATCATGATACGAGCCAACGTCCATCCGAGCGCCCGCAAAGATCATCAGGCCCATGCCGTCCCGCACCAAGCGGATCAGCCGGTCGGCCTGCTCGGGAGTCGGTGCGGCGACATTGGCAAGAATGAGGACATCAGGAAGTTCTAGCCGGTTCGACAGAAAATCGTCCTCCTGTACCACCTCAACCCGCCAGGCGTCCGCGTCTCCCACGCCGATCGAAAGCGGAGCGGCCAGGTAATCGACCTCGCCTCCAAACGGTTCCGAGGACGGCTCGCCGTCGACCAGACGGATGCGAAGCGCTTCCTTCACCTCCACCGCGGCCCAGCGGCGGTTGTCGCCGGGCATGGAGTCCTCGGGCAGCTCGATGGCCAGGTCGTGCGGGCCGGGGCCGGGGAATCGGACGGTGATCGGCACGCGGGCGACCGAATTCGGGGCGATCTCCGGCAAGGGGAACTCGGTCGGGGCGTCATCGACGCGGAGGATCGCCGAGACTCCCGCGATGGTTCGCGGTGAATCGTTCCGGATCGTCGCCTCCCATCGGCTCTCGGCATCGGCCAGGATCGTCCGGTCCATCGGTTCCAGGGCCTCCACCGCGAGGTTCCCCGCACGATCGCCGTCGTCTCCGACGTCCACGATCCGGACAACGAGCCCGCGCTCCTGCCACGCTCGGGCGATCGGCCCGACCCCCTCGTCCCAGCCCGATCGACGTAAATCCGTAATGATCGTCAGTTGCTGCGTCGGGAACGTGCACGATTCCAGGACTCCGTTCAGACCTTCGAACACGGCGGGCCAGGCCGTGTGCGTCTCGGTCGGGCTGAGGCCCAGGGCGGCGTTCGCCAGTTCGTCCTGACGACTGCCTTCCACTTCGAGCAGGACCGGAACCCCCGGCATCGAGGTCGTCACCAGCGAGCAGCGGTCCTGCGGCCTTGCCTGGGAGAGCAGGGCCGCGGCGACCTCTCGGGCCTGTTGAAACGCCGGAGGGCCTTCGCCGACGTATCCCATGCTCAAGGAATCATCCACCAGCACGATCCGGCTCGTCCGGCTTCCCGGCCCGGCCCAGCCTTCCAGGCCGGTCGGGTCGAGGATCGGCCGCGCGAGCATGAGAAAAAGAAGAATTGGCAACGCTATGCGCAAAAGCAAAAGCAGCCACTGTTCGATCTGGAGCCGACGCCGGTTGCGGCGTACCGTCAGCTTCAGCAGGCGCATCGGTGCCCAATCCACACGGCGGAACCGGCGGCGGTTCAAGAGGTGGATGATGAGCGGGACCGCGCCCAGCAAGGTTCCCCAAAGGAGCAGGGGGGTGAGGAAGGTCATCATGGGTCAGGACCGCCCCGCCTGTCGGGCCGCTCGATCGGCGTCCAATCGCGAATGCAGGAAGATGCTCAAAGCGTCGGCCAGTGGCTCGTCGGTGACGAACCGTACATGGTCATAGCCCCGCTGGCCGCATTCACGACGCACGTTCTCCAGAAACTCCTCCATCGCCTTGCGGTACTCGCGGCGAAAGCCCCACGGCTCGGCGAACAGTTCCTCGTCCCCCTCGATGTCCTTGAAAATGGTCGGCCCATCGAAGGGTAAGTCCAGCTCGTCACGGTCGAGGATCTGAAGGATCAGGGCCTCGTGCCCCTGAAATCGTAGACGATTGAGGCTGTCGTACAATCCTTCGGGATCGGTGAATAGATCGGAAACCACCACGACGACGCTCCGCCGCTTGAGCTGCCCGGCGAGCGATCGCAGCAAGCCGCCCAGGTCGGTTGTGCGGCTCGGGGCGCAGCGTTCGAGTTGCGCCGTCATCGCCACGATCTGCGCCTGGGTGGCGTTCGGCGGCAGGGTTTCGGTGGCCTTCTCATCGAACAGGACCAGGCCGACCGGGTCTTGTTGCTTGACCAGGAGCAAGGCGAGCGAGACGACCAGGGTGGCTGCGTAGTCGAACTTGGAGAGCGCCGCCCGAGTCCCTTTGTACGCCATCGATGCGCTCGCATCGACGACAAAGGTCACGCGTACATTGCTTTCCTGTTCGTATTGCTTGATGTAGTGTCGATCGGATCGAGCGAAGACGCGCCAGTCGAGCCGCCGGAGGTCCTCGCCGGGCGAGTATTCGCGGTACGAGGCGAACTCGATGTTGAAGCCGAGGAACGGGCTGCGGTGCTGACCGCTGATCGCTCCTTCGGCCAGGCGTCGGGAGCGGAGCGTCAGGTCGGCGATCCGGGCGATCGCGTCAGGATCGGAATACGTCCGCGACGGCGTCATCGGCGGCCCCCTTGCGGATCGGGATGTCGTCCAGAAGGCGCTGGATGATCGAGTCGCTCGACTCTCCGGCCGCCTGGGCGTTGTAGTTGATGACGACGCGGTGACGGAGGACCGGCCGGGCGACCTCCTTGATGTCCTCGGCGGTCACGCTCGGTCGGCCCGACAGGGCGGCGCGGGCCTTGGCGGCCAGAATTAAGGCCTGACCCGCCCGAGGCCCGGCCCCCCAGGCGACCCAGTCGCCAATGTACGACGGCCCGCCGTGCTCGGGGCCTCGGGTCGCCCGCACCAGGTCCATTGCGTAGTCGATGCAGTGGTCCGACACCGGGACGCGGCGCACAAGCTTCTGCAACGCGGCGATCCGTTCCCCGGCGATGATCGGCACGATCTCCTGGCGGTCGGCCCCGGTGGTCACGCGGTAAATCCTGCGTTCTTCATCGGGAGTCGGATATTTGATGAAGATCTTGAACAGGAATCGGTCGAGCTGTGCTTCGGGAAGGGGGTAGGTTCCTTCCTGCTCGATCGGGTTCTGCGTGGCGAGGACGAAGAAGGGGTCCGGCAAGCCGTGGCGATGTCCCCCCGCGGTAACCTGTCGCTCCTGCATCGCTTCGAGCAGGGCGGCCTGGGTTTTGGGAGGAGTTCGGTTGATCTCGTCGGCGAGGATCAGGTTGGCGAAGATCGGGCCGGGGACGAACCGCAGTTCTCGGGCTCCGCTGCTGCGGTCCTCGTAGAGCACCTCGGTGCCGGTGATGTCCGAGGGCATCAGGTCGGGTGTGAACTGGATGCGGTTGAAGTCGAGCGAGAGGGATTGCGCCAGGCTCTGCACCATCAGGGTTTTGGCCAGGCCGGGCACTCCTTCGAGGATGCAATGCCCCCGGGCGAAGACGGCGATCAAGAGCTGATCGACGACCTCATCCTGCCCGACGATCTGCCGGGCCATCTGCTCGCGGATCTGCCGGTGGGCGGTTTGCAGCTCCTCCAGCCCGGCAAGGTCGAGGTCTTCGGTCGAGGTGCTCACGAGGCCGTCCCTTTCGTCGGAAATCCCATCCGTTCAACGCTGGAAGACGGGAAGATATTTGAACGGAAGTTGCAGGATGATGGTGGCGATCGACGTCCCGTAGACCTCGCCGATCCCGTCGCCGTTCCACGAGCCGTCGTCGCCTTGCAGGCCCATCAGGTGGTCGCGCGTCTCGGGAAAATAGTCATCCCAGTAGTCATCACCAGCCATGTAGAACGCCTGGGCGGCGTAGAGGTGGGCGTAATACGTGTGCCCGCCCCCCTTATGCCAGGCGTCAGTCGCCTGGAAGGCGTCCCAAACATACTTGAGACAATCGGTGGCGATCGGGCTGTCGAACTGCCCCGAGTTGTACAGGGTGGCCACTGCCGCGGCCGAGATGGGCAGGCGGGGACCTCCCCCCGAGCCGAGCGAGTAGGCAATGCCCCCCTCCGGCGTCCGGCACTTTTCCAGGTAGTTCCCTGCTTCCTCGATGACCGCAGGCGGTACGACGAACCCGGCGTTATGGGCCGCCCGAAGGGCCTGAACCTGGGTGACGGTCACCGAACCTTCGTCGCCGGTGCCGGGCACGTAGGTCCAGCCGCCGTGGATGCTCTGCCCTCGGGCGGTCAGGATCACCGCCTTGCGGATCGCCTCGCGGACCTCGCGCCGGAGCGATTCCTTGGTGATCATGCCGTACACCGACGCCAGAAACATCAAGGCAAAGCCGTGCCCGTGCATCGGCTGGCCGTTGTCCTGGCTCGGTCCGGTGAGGAGGCCCGAGGGGGTCGAGCAGCGCACCAGGAACTCGACCGCTCCTTGCACGTGCTTCGCGTACGGGCCTCGCGTGGGCGAATCGCCATGAGCCAGAAACGCCGTGCCCGCCAGGCCGGTCATGGCCACCGGATACGCCTGGCCGCCGCCGATGATCCACGAGCCGTCGTCGGCCTGGGTGCTGGCCAGGTAATCGGTTCCTCGTTCCACGGCACGGAGGGTTTCGGGCGTCAGGTGTTTGGGCAAGACCTGCCCACTGTCCTGGCCCCTGGCGATCCGCCCTGCGAGCCCTCCGGCGATCAGCCCTCCCAGGCATTGACCAAGGAACGCACGACGATCGGCGGGTGGTTGTAGGTGCATGTCATGATTCGCCGATCGCTTGCTCATGGCGTGTCGGCTCCCTCGTCCTCGGCGGGGCGAAGTTGGAACCGCACGAGCAATTCGACCCGTACAGGAACGTCTTGCAACCGGTTCGATTCGAGCCGCCCCTCGCGTGGGGGCTCCTCGTTCGGGAGCACGACCCGGGTGACGTTGGCGATTGGATCGCCCGGCCTTGAGAGTTCCTGGATCGCGACGATCGGGCCTAGCTCGGTCTCGCTCAGACGGGCGATCCGCTCGGCGCGGGCCCTGGCGTCGGCGATAGCTGCCTCATAGGCCTGTTCCTGCACCGCGTCGAAATCCTCGACGACGAACCGGACGAGGCTCAGGTCGATCCCCCGGGAGCTGTACTGATACGGATTGACCCCCGGAGGAGGGCCGACGATCCCCCCGGCATCCTGCGCCACGTCGAGCAGGCGGGCGACGAGCTGCAACAACTCCTCCTCGTCGCGTCCTTCAATCGCGGAGCAGCGCACGACGAGCTTCCGGGAAAGCTGTACCTCGGGCTTGGCGCTCAGGGTCGCTCGGGGGTCGATGCCGCCGTACTGGTTTGGGGACGGCCCTTTCTGATCAACGAGCAATCCGAGTTCCGCGACCTCAACCTGATCGAGCTTCAGGTTCTCGAACGCCTCCTCGATCCGCGCCTTGGCGTCTCGGTACTTGACGATCGCGTCGGCTGTCAGCTCCGAGGCCGAGGCGACCTGGAGGTCGATCTCCATCAGGTCCGGCCGGGCATAGGCGGTCGCCTTGCCCGAGACGGTGATCCCCTCGATGTTCTCGGTTGTTTGGGTGCGCCGAGTCTGGGCCACCTGGCCGAGGACGTCGCGGGCCTCCAGGCCCAGGCCGATCATCATGATGAGGACCGCGGCCGTCACGACCGATCGCGTTGTTCGCATCTCACTGCTCTCCTTCGTCGGTCGTTTGCGCAGAGGCATCGTCGAGGTTCAAGTCGAGATCCTTCTCACGGGGGCGACGCTCGTAGGCCGCAATCGTTCGGTTCGACACTGCGATGAGCAAGCG is part of the Tautonia marina genome and harbors:
- a CDS encoding VWA domain-containing protein produces the protein MNRSLWQHMLGIEPSPGAEMVGEARLELSALPGGGSLLFLALVLPGIMVAIWFLARRERSDLSRSRRAVIVGLRTVALLAVVAMLTEPVLITSRRETIPSHLLMIVDHSESMRFSDPYSDEARASSVATLLGITSEGGKAPADRLRETPRIDLVRRALAPHLDRLGEGRSVSLDTLESAGQAAASSPDRPDSLDAIEADRAISPLGDALRGVLTRYRGRPVAGVVLISDGRSNAGEDPVRVAEAAANQGIPIFAVAAGSEEGPRNVRLADLEVSPVAFVRDPMTLAAVVDASGLQDAEATLTLERRMNQGEWEAVEERRVALGEDGQLTRELFQITPNVVGSYEFRARIKDAGPELTLDDNTAAAAVRVVRQQIRVLLIAGGPSPEIQFLRNAMQRDAQVEFVAWLQHADPGYRQVGDRPILRLPNSREELSKYDALVLVDPDMKALGPEWEQMIVDFVGNDAGGLIFVAGELYSQQLFDEDAGVVPGESWTRILPVVRDPGLYRTEAEVRLSSARTYVLDLTNEGRADPIFAFHPDPIRNRAILSSLPGMYWSFPVTRARPGATVLARHGDPRMQNQYGRHVLLASQLYGPGRTVFLGFDSTYRWRYLSEDYFDGFWARLIDRVGRNKALGGRFPFQVVLGKESYRVGETVAVQVRFTDESAIAEGSDLIAELERAGEPSEPIRFERDPSDPAALAASFPADPAGAYTLRIVPATTGDPGAGVRVSTTTFRVDPPRREVDEPSLNRPLLDDLARLTGGQVLELTDIERLDELISMREVTRTLEARQELWNAPLLAALLMIALTSEWIIRKLVRMV
- a CDS encoding BatA domain-containing protein, which gives rise to MMTFLTPLLLWGTLLGAVPLIIHLLNRRRFRRVDWAPMRLLKLTVRRNRRRLQIEQWLLLLLRIALPILLFLMLARPILDPTGLEGWAGPGSRTSRIVLVDDSLSMGYVGEGPPAFQQAREVAAALLSQARPQDRCSLVTTSMPGVPVLLEVEGSRQDELANAALGLSPTETHTAWPAVFEGLNGVLESCTFPTQQLTIITDLRRSGWDEGVGPIARAWQERGLVVRIVDVGDDGDRAGNLAVEALEPMDRTILADAESRWEATIRNDSPRTIAGVSAILRVDDAPTEFPLPEIAPNSVARVPITVRFPGPGPHDLAIELPEDSMPGDNRRWAAVEVKEALRIRLVDGEPSSEPFGGEVDYLAAPLSIGVGDADAWRVEVVQEDDFLSNRLELPDVLILANVAAPTPEQADRLIRLVRDGMGLMIFAGARMDVGSYHDLLDRDEARLLPARMRAMVDQEIRGVIIEPVRPSPLEALLELRPSALERVAARQIMTVEESAEDSEGDVRVLARWNDPERSPAVIERIVGEGRVLLWTTTADRDGNDWPVEPSFVLAIREAVRGTARATPLAKIVTAGEPIRNVVESSQSLSDIRLFPPNDAEPRVLNAVPINASADESPSTSLAIDVLDTRRAGLYRITWSEGPLGAQSDLSAANPDPIESELDRIGRDELTQLLSPLEVELASARSGTDALLAPTGRELWRALAWGLLALMIAEPMLTAWIGRSR
- a CDS encoding DUF58 domain-containing protein, producing MTPSRTYSDPDAIARIADLTLRSRRLAEGAISGQHRSPFLGFNIEFASYREYSPGEDLRRLDWRVFARSDRHYIKQYEQESNVRVTFVVDASASMAYKGTRAALSKFDYAATLVVSLALLLVKQQDPVGLVLFDEKATETLPPNATQAQIVAMTAQLERCAPSRTTDLGGLLRSLAGQLKRRSVVVVVSDLFTDPEGLYDSLNRLRFQGHEALILQILDRDELDLPFDGPTIFKDIEGDEELFAEPWGFRREYRKAMEEFLENVRRECGQRGYDHVRFVTDEPLADALSIFLHSRLDADRAARQAGRS
- a CDS encoding AAA family ATPase, with the translated sequence MSTSTEDLDLAGLEELQTAHRQIREQMARQIVGQDEVVDQLLIAVFARGHCILEGVPGLAKTLMVQSLAQSLSLDFNRIQFTPDLMPSDITGTEVLYEDRSSGARELRFVPGPIFANLILADEINRTPPKTQAALLEAMQERQVTAGGHRHGLPDPFFVLATQNPIEQEGTYPLPEAQLDRFLFKIFIKYPTPDEERRIYRVTTGADRQEIVPIIAGERIAALQKLVRRVPVSDHCIDYAMDLVRATRGPEHGGPSYIGDWVAWGAGPRAGQALILAAKARAALSGRPSVTAEDIKEVARPVLRHRVVINYNAQAAGESSDSIIQRLLDDIPIRKGAADDAVADVFRS
- a CDS encoding prenyltransferase/squalene oxidase repeat-containing protein; amino-acid sequence: MSKRSANHDMHLQPPADRRAFLGQCLGGLIAGGLAGRIARGQDSGQVLPKHLTPETLRAVERGTDYLASTQADDGSWIIGGGQAYPVAMTGLAGTAFLAHGDSPTRGPYAKHVQGAVEFLVRCSTPSGLLTGPSQDNGQPMHGHGFALMFLASVYGMITKESLRREVREAIRKAVILTARGQSIHGGWTYVPGTGDEGSVTVTQVQALRAAHNAGFVVPPAVIEEAGNYLEKCRTPEGGIAYSLGSGGGPRLPISAAAVATLYNSGQFDSPIATDCLKYVWDAFQATDAWHKGGGHTYYAHLYAAQAFYMAGDDYWDDYFPETRDHLMGLQGDDGSWNGDGIGEVYGTSIATIILQLPFKYLPVFQR
- a CDS encoding SIMPL domain-containing protein (The SIMPL domain is named for its presence in mouse protein SIMPL (signalling molecule that associates with mouse pelle-like kinase). Bacterial member BP26, from Brucella, was shown to assemble into a channel-like structure, while YggE from E. coli has been associated with resistance to oxidative stress.) is translated as MRTTRSVVTAAVLIMMIGLGLEARDVLGQVAQTRRTQTTENIEGITVSGKATAYARPDLMEIDLQVASASELTADAIVKYRDAKARIEEAFENLKLDQVEVAELGLLVDQKGPSPNQYGGIDPRATLSAKPEVQLSRKLVVRCSAIEGRDEEELLQLVARLLDVAQDAGGIVGPPPGVNPYQYSSRGIDLSLVRFVVEDFDAVQEQAYEAAIADARARAERIARLSETELGPIVAIQELSRPGDPIANVTRVVLPNEEPPREGRLESNRLQDVPVRVELLVRFQLRPAEDEGADTP